CCCCTTAACCCCCGTTAATATAAAAATTTAATATTCTTCCAACACGGCGTATTTCACAATCGGATCAGCGATCCTGTACTCGTTCCCTTCCTTTTCCACGAAACCCATCTTCACCAAGTTCCTCAAGTCCCTGGATATTGTTGCGTTGGCGACCTTTTTTCCTACCTGAGCTACCACATAGTTGAGTACGTTCTTCCACCTAGCCTTTCCTAGAGTGGCAATGGCTTTCATTATAAAAACGTAGTAAGGACTCCTAGAGAACGCCTCGTCTAGCTCCCTCTTAACCATCTTGGCTCCCAAGGACTTGACCTCCTCAAGCGCGTCGTTGCCTTTCTCTAGGTACAGTTTTCCGAAATACACTAGCCAACCGATTATTCCGTCCAGTTCTGAGACCGCCCTCTCCAGCGTAAGCTCGTCGACCTTTACCTGGAGCTCATCGAAACCCCTCCTCAGGAACTTCTTGGATTTATCCCTGTCAAAGGGCTTAAGCTCTATGGAAGTGTAATATCGACCGTAAAGTTCTGAGTTGGGATCGTCTATCCCCAGGAAGTCGTGTAACAAGCCGACCTCGCTTCCGGTGAAAACTAGGGTGATCCCTCTCATGTAATCGTAACAGTGTGATAGTAATGGTCTCAACCCTATGGTTGAATACCTTAAGTACTGCGCCTCGTCGAAGACGACTACTGCCTTTCCCAGCTCGTTCAAGGCCTCAAATATTTTATTGATATTACTTCTGGTTTCGTCTATTGAAAATTTAATTTTTACCGGATATTCCAAGGAGAGTCCAAACCTAAGAAGGATGTCCTTTACACGTTCCCTCTTACTTAACTTCAACAACGACAAATACATCTCCTCATAGAGTTTCTCTGCCTGCACCTTTNTGGACACGTCGTCAAAGACCTTTCTCACATCTACGAAAATGAAGTTGGCATCAGTGGAGTTAAGAGTGGAGAGAACTAAACTGGACTTGCCTATCCTCCTAAGCCCTAAGAGCAATATCATCCTCTCGTTCAAACTGTTCCTTAACTTCTTTATCTCCTCCTCCCTATCGAACAGATCATTTAGCGAGTGCTTCGGCTCGGTCGAAAATAACATATATCACCCCTGATACTTAGTATCACCCCTGATACTTAATCTTTGTGGTTTCGATAGCTCTTGGGGTTTTCTGCTATTTGAGGGCTTCTGACAAATCCTCTTCTACGACATACTTTTTGCCCCTCATGTATGAGAAAATTGCTCCTACGAGTACCAGGACTACTGAGAGATAGATTGAAAATCTGAGCCCTATCATAAATGAAGGTCCAATAACTGATGGGAGGAAAACATGTGACTGGCCTCCTCCCCGCCTTGAGGGTTCCCCGAGGCCTTGGGGGTTGCCATAATGGGCGCCGGTTGCCGGCCTTCGCGGATGCCCCGGCATTGCGGGAGAGATCG
The nucleotide sequence above comes from Thermocladium sp. ECH_B. Encoded proteins:
- a CDS encoding ATPase codes for the protein MLFSTEPKHSLNDLFDREEEIKKLRNSLNERMILLLGLRRIGKSSLVLSTLNSTDANFIFVDVRKVFDDVSXKVQAEKLYEEMYLSLLKLSKRERVKDILLRFGLSLEYPVKIKFSIDETRSNINKIFEALNELGKAVVVFDEAQYLRYSTIGLRPLLSHCYDYMRGITLVFTGSEVGLLHDFLGIDDPNSELYGRYYTSIELKPFDRDKSKKFLRRGFDELQVKVDELTLERAVSELDGIIGWLVYFGKLYLEKGNDALEEVKSLGAKMVKRELDEAFSRSPYYVFIMKAIATLGKARWKNVLNYVVAQVGKKVANATISRDLRNLVKMGFVEKEGNEYRIADPIVKYAVLEEY